The stretch of DNA CAACGAGGAGAAGGCCCGCGAGGGCTGGGAGCAGGTCAAACGTGACCTGGCCGCCGAGACGTACAAGCTCTACGTACTGGACGAGTTCGCCTATCCGATGCACTGGGGCTGGGTGGACCCGGCCGAGGTCGTGTCGGTGCTGCGGGACCGTCCTGGCACCCAGCATGTGGTGATCACCGGCAGGAACGCGCCGCCCGAGCTGGTGGAGGCGGCGGACCTGGTGACGGACATGTCGAAGGTGAAGCACCCGATGGACGCGGGCCAGAAAGGGCAGAAGGGCATCGAGTGGTGACAGGTTCAGGGGTGACAGGTTCTCGGGTGACAGATTCAGGGTCACGCTCCGTCCCCCGGCTCGTCATCGCCGCCCCCGCCTCCGGCAGCGGCAAGACGACCGTCGCCACCGGCCTGATGGCCGCGCTGGCGCGGGCCGGGCTGTCGGTCTCCCCGCACAAGGTGGGGCCCGACTACATCGACCCCGGCTATCACGCCCTCGCGACGGGCAGGCCGGGCAGGAACCTCGACGCGTACCTGTGCGGTCCCGCCCTGCTCGCTCCGCTCTTCGCCCACGGGGCGCGGGGCGCGGACGTGGCGGTCGTGGAGGGTGTGATGGGGCTGTACGACGGGGCTTCGGGCCAGGGCGAGTTGGCGTCGACGGCGCAGGTCGCGAAAGTACTGCGGGCGCCCGTGGTGCTGGTCGTCGACGCCTCGTCGCAGTCGCGGTCCGTGGCGGCCCTCGTGCACGGTTTCGCCTCGTGGGACCCGGAGGTACGGATCGGCGGAGTGATCCTCAACAAGGTCGGCTCCGACCGCCACGAGGAGTTGCTGCGGGACGCCCTCGACGCGTCGGGGGTGCCGGTACTCGGGGTACTGCGGCGGGCCGGTGAGCTGTTCACTCCCTCCCGCCACCTCGGTCTCGTACCCGCCGCGGAACGGCGGGCGGAGGCCGTGGACGCGGTGGCGGCGCTCGCGCAACGGGTAAGGGAGGGCTGCGACCTCGACGCGCTGCTCGCCCTGGCCAGGTCGGCGCCGGGGCTGGACGCTCCGGAGTGGACGCCGGGGTTCGAACCGGTCGCGGGCACGCCTGTGGTGGTGGACCGGCCCGCAGCGGTCGCGGGCAGGCCCGTGGTGGCGGTGGCCGG from Streptomyces tsukubensis encodes:
- a CDS encoding cobyrinate a,c-diamide synthase, which translates into the protein MTDSGSRSVPRLVIAAPASGSGKTTVATGLMAALARAGLSVSPHKVGPDYIDPGYHALATGRPGRNLDAYLCGPALLAPLFAHGARGADVAVVEGVMGLYDGASGQGELASTAQVAKVLRAPVVLVVDASSQSRSVAALVHGFASWDPEVRIGGVILNKVGSDRHEELLRDALDASGVPVLGVLRRAGELFTPSRHLGLVPAAERRAEAVDAVAALAQRVREGCDLDALLALARSAPGLDAPEWTPGFEPVAGTPVVVDRPAAVAGRPVVAVAGGPAFTFSYAEQAELLTAAGAEVAVFDPLRDERLPEGARGLVIGGGFPEVYAPELSANAPLREAVAALAESGAPVAAECAGLLYLAKSLEGKEMCGVLDARARMAERLTLGYREVVAVSDSVLAAAGTRTRGHEFHRTVLDPGAGAAPAWGITGPGKRVEGFVRGGVHASYVHTHPAGEPGMVRRFVERCAG